From the genome of Triticum aestivum cultivar Chinese Spring chromosome 1A, IWGSC CS RefSeq v2.1, whole genome shotgun sequence:
gtctccaacgtatctacttttccaaacacttttgcccttgttttggactctaaattgtatgatttgaatggaactaacccggactgacgctgttttcggcagaattgccatgatgttgttttatgtgcagaaaacaaaagttctcggaatgaccagaaaatccatgggatatcttacaataaataataaaaaatcctcgccaaagatgaagaccagggggcccacacccttctcacgaggatgggggcgccccccctagggtgtgccccctacctcgtgggccccctggagacccccccaactccaactccaactctatataactgctttcggggagaaaaaaataagagagaagaaatcatcgcgtcttacgatacggagccgctgccaagccctaaaacctctcgggagggctgatctggagtccgttcggggctccggagagggggattcgtcgccgtcgtcatcatcaaccatcctccatcaccaatttcatgatgctcaccgccgtgcttgagtaattccatcgtaggcttgctggacggtgatgggttggatgagattcaccatgtaatcgagttagttttgttagggtttgatccctagtatccactatgttctgagattgatgttgctatgactttgctatgcttaatgcttgtcactagggcccgagtgccatgatttcagatctgaacctattatgttttcatcaatatatgagagttctagatcctatcttgcaagtctatagtcacctattatgtgttatgatccgttaaccccgaagtgacaataatcgggatacttaccggtgatgaccgtagtttgaggagttcatgtattcactatgtgctaatgctttgtttcggttctctattaaaaggaggccttaatatcccttagtttccattaggaccccgctgccacgggagggtaggacaaaagatgtcatgcaagttcttttccataagcacgtatgactatattcggaatacatgcctacattacattgacgaattggagctagttctgtgtcaccctatgttatgactgttacatgatgaaccgcatctggcataattattcatcattgatccgatgcctacgagctttccatatactggtttacgctcatttactttcccgttgctattgttgcaatcactgcaaaataccaaaaacattactttgctttcattactcttttgttaccgttaccatcactatcatattactttgctactaaacactttgttgcagatactaagtttccaggtgtggttgaattgacaactcagctgctaatacttgagaatattctttgactccccttgtgttgaatcaataaatttgggttgaatactctaccctcgaaagctgttgcgatcccctatacttgtgggatatcactcctccacccccttccccctatatatagggaaggagagagagggaagccgcacacccttcccctggcgcaaccctctccctccccaacacctcctcctccatagcgcttggcgaagccctgccggagaaccacgaactccatcaccaccacgtcgtcgtgttgtcggagttctccctcaacttctcctcttcccttgctggatcaagaaggaggagacgttcccgtgttgtacgtgtgttgaacgcggaggcgccgttcttcggcgcttagatcggaatcgaccgcgatctaaatcgctgcgtgtgcgactccaccaaccgcgttcttgtaacgcttcctcttagagatcttcaagggtatgaagatgcactccatctctctcgttgctagtatctcctagattgatcttggtgacacatgggaatttttttgaattattgctacgttccccaacagaggatcCGTCACGCATGTCTAGAACCGCAAGACGGGAACCCCGGCGTCCCGTTCCGATGAACCCTAGCACTCGGCGCAATGGCGTACGTAGGGCAAAGAACGATCTCGCCTCTGCATGTATCGGTGCATGCAGTCCTGGTGGGTTTCGGAATAGCCTGTGCCTCATACCCAACTATCTCCGGCCCAGCCAGCTGCGGCCTAGTATCTAACAGATGCGGCCCATCACGGCCCAAGATCAAATTCAAACGGACCTCCCGAGCCGCCCTGATCCCGATCCCGGGGATCGACGGCGCGGTCTCCGCAGCCACCGCCGGCGGTGGTCTGGCCAACTTCCGATGCACCTGCCTCTTCTTCTTAACCGTGATCCATGAGTCCGGACGAATTAAATCGAAAAGCGTAAGATTCGGAAGACGTACCTTAGGTAGGGGGCCCTTCCATGGCCCGATCGCCATCGCCGCCGTTCTTCGGTGAACAACGCGACAcgccatctccttcctctcgcccgTGTGAAGCCCAACCATCGCCGGATTATCCACCGACAAGACCTTGTCGACCATCGTGCCTACCTCGTCTTCGTCATAACCAGAGTTGGAAAACTCACAAATCAGATCCGACGGTGTCGGCAACGGCGGTGAGGCCGCCGGATCATCTCCGTCACCATCCGCATCATCCTCATCCGATCCGGCCAGCGCCTAGAACCGGCCGCCGACGCACGAGCGAGCCGCAGTTGACGAGGGCGGCACCCCCGCGATCGTCGTTCCGGTCACCCCCGGAGTCGCCCGCGCCCACGCCCCCATGTCCTTAGTTGAGGCGCATATGTGGAGGCTCGGCTGCCCGCACCACGGCGACCCCTGGGTAGCTAGGTTGGCGGAGGATTTGAAGCCACCATCGCCGGAGTTCTGGAACTGCACCATGCGCTGGTCAAAGTTGCTGAGCATGGAGAAGATTTCGTCGAGGGAGGCGGGGCTGACGCGGGCGGAGACGAGGGGCTGGTACTCCAGATCCAGCCCATGAAGGATGTACGAGATCAGTTGTGAACTGATCTCGTACATCCTTCAAGCTGCCGTTCAAAATTGCTGCCTTCGCTGGAGCCGCTGGAGCCGCCGCTCGAGCTTGCTGCCGCAACCCTCTAAGCCCCCAGCCTGCCACCGCAGTCGTTGGTCGCCCGCCTGGTCCTCGCGACCCGGCCagccgccgccgtgctagcttagGGTTGCGTCACGGTCAGGGTCGAACGCGCGTGTGCATCGTTTTTTTCCTCATGTGTGTGGGCGCTCGATCGAATCGATCTTGCCTGTTTGATCTCCACCAGGCACCGGCTACTGGCCCAACATCCTGGATGCGTCGTCCAATCAGGCCAACGTTGGCTGCAGTTGAACAAGTGCAGAGCGTACAGATTGATAGATGCATATGTATAAATTTTTTTTTTGCCCAAAATCAAGGTATTGCGGCTGCCATACCTTGTCCACCGGAGCCCTCCGACAGTGGGCAGACTTATTCATCATGCTATGTATGGAAGTTAGATTTGTTAGAAACTAATTATTGTTGCTTCAAGATCACACTCATATATGGATATGCAGCAAGGCCGAGCTATCTTAATATGCTGCTTTCGTTTCTCTGCATACTACAATTAAAATTGAGTTTCTTGTGATCGACAAATCAGAAACacatactccttccgttccaaaatagatgacccaactttatactaagtttagtacaaagttgggtcatctattttggaacggagggagtacgtgaagTTGCGTGGAAACATCTATACATTGAACCATTGGATGAGAAATTGTACGTGAACATGTCCGCTGAGAACTTATCCTGCCGAAAAGGATACAACTTTACAATGCATATTGGGGAATGAGAGATGGATTGGGAACTTATGGAGAAGggcatacatctccttttatccattttgatgacatgtattttCGAACGGAGAGAGTATAACTTTGGCCCATATCAATGTGAATTGGATTGAATGCAATATGCATCAGTCGTCGCAAAAGAGAGATTAATACATAACCAGCAGCGTGCCTAATTGTTTATTAATTGAGAAGCCATAAGAAATAGTACCAAACATAAAATGGATTGAAGTAAAATTTAAATGATAAAGCAAAACAATTGCGATGGAATGTGGTTTAAGGGGCATTTGCTGATCTGGTTCTTTCAGTACTTGGACACTGTCTGGTAAGACATTTAAAATTTAACTTCTTGATGATCCTGTTGGTCAATTTATCCTAAGATGTTTgcattctttttcctttttttcaaaaaggggaaagacccggcctctgcatcatcatgatgcacacGATCATTTTTATTAAAAGGAAATAAATAGGTCTAAAACGTACATATTTGCATATCCTACATCTTTATATTATTCTCTGAAACCATACATGCAGATTAATAAACTTATAAAGGATGTACCATGTGACAtatgtggtaagcaattcaaacCAATTCAAAAAAACCTTGTAAAGGACGTTAGGATAGCAGGCCCTCTCAGGCCATCCACGCGGCCAGCAATTGCAAATCGCGTCCAGTTTCACTTCATTCCCTGCCTAGCCTCTGTCGCTGACGGGCGGGCCCTGGGGTCGTGGGTCCGTCGATGGGAGCCTATAGAGAGTATCCCCTTTCATTCCCCAATCCGCTGCCTCCTCTTCCCCGGACCCTCCCCAAATTcccgcctcctctcctccttccCACTCCATCGCCTCTGCACCCTGGCCGTCGTCCCTCGTCAGCCGCCGCCGGCCTTCTCGCTGGGGTGGAGGAGTAGGGGATCCCACCAGATCCGACCTGCAGGCaaagggcgacggcgggggcgcttGATTCTATCCAGCACCAACGCCATGGACCGGTCCGTGCAGGAGAGAGATGAGGGAGAAAGAGAGAGCAAAGAGGAGTGGCGGATGACGAGAGGAGggagaaagagaaaggaaataggAGAGGGAGGCTCGGCAGCGGACGGGACAGGGTCGCCGGCCGGTGTCGGCCTGCGCCGGCGAGGTCGCTCGCCCAGCTGCCAAGGAGGGAAAGGCGACGGGGACCGGCatccagggcggcggcggcgggactacAGGAACTGGCCGAGGTGGTCCTCGCCAAACAAGCGGGTGGCAGCAAGGTATAGAAGCGGGCACCCGTGTGATTTGTTCTGTGTTGATTTCTCCTTTTGTCGATTTCGTGGTCAAAACAACGACATATTTTTTCATTGGTTGATTTGATTTGGGGCTGATTTTCCCCTCGATTCCTTCCTCTTACAGTTCCTTTCCAACTTGTTGTTCATGGCTTGCTTGCCAACCACAGGTGCTCCCCACGGTGAGGAATGGACGCGCTCAACGCCTTCCTTCCCAACCAGGTGCTCCTGTATCTCTCtctactagtaagatgcccgtgctatGCTACGGAATCACAAAAAAAGTTGTGAGTGCAATCCTAGGGGACAAGAAAAAAAAATGTAGCAAGACACCAATCAAAATGATGTCATATATTTGATCGGTACACACTGAGAACAATCAAACATACGGGCTTCCGTTTATCAAGCATAGTGTATCCTTGTTTTAGCTATTTGCTCAACACATCAGCGCCAACAATATTAGCTCTTGAGCCCTCGCGTCATCTATCTTATCACCTAAAAAGATATCTGACAATCAGTATGTATAATGGTCCGTAGTATATTTAGGCAAAGGAAATATTAACGAGCCTGTAGAGGATCTGTAGTATTTTGGCAAAGGACTTTTCTTTTGGCAAAAGTGTTAAACTGCAATATTTGTTTCGCAAGTGGTCAGAAGCACACATATTCCTTAAACTGAAAGACAGCTACTCAGGTCCTCAATGCACTAAACATCCTAAATTATAATTATTGTCTGACAACACTGAAACCGGTATCAACATAAACAAACTGGTATCATTTTTTAGGGGAAACTAAAACTGCCGAGAAACCATATACTGCAGCAAAATCTGATTTGCCGTGTCGTCTCGAGTTCTGCTTTGAGGGATCATTCTCATCTCCGACCATGGTGGGCCAGCCCATGATGTGGTGCGTTTGGTTGACTATCTGACACAATGAGCTTGGGGTAGAATTTCCCCCGCCACGTATCTAAACTAATTAAGATAAATGAAGGTATACTTCAGAAGCATATACTGTCATGTAGGTATAAGAGTATACTGTCATGAAAGAAAAGATACACACAGTTTACCCTGTGATTCCAAGCATATACTAACTTCAATATCAGAATTTACTTGCAGAAATTAAAAACTGATATATGAACTCACATGATCAAGGAGATGGAAGGCACAAGTTAAAACATGAAAAATCTATCTAAAGCAACATTGCACTCATTATCACATATTTGACCACACATCAAAAGGTTATTACTAATTCTACATATCTTTCATCAATTAGCACATCCAAATAGATCTCACACAACTACGCAAGTATGTTTTTTTGTTGTAAAAGGGGCTATTTCAGATTGCGTTCAATACAAAATAATATATAGTGGACTGGGAAGTTAAATTACTTGATACAAAGAAGAGAAAAAGCTTATCTCTCTTCTTTAATGTGTGACTCGAGAACTTCTCTACTTACAAATAATATTTAGCCATGCTTGATCATCCTCCTCTAGACCTTGCACCAAATCATCTCAAGTACAAAAATCTGACAAATGTCGCAATGAAAAAGGGTATGAATATTGAATAGCAAATCCAATACCAACCTGAGGGGATGGATACAGTGAATTTCACCAAGAATGAACTACAAGTTTCTGCAAAGAATTAAGTAGAATGTCCAAATCTGCATGTGACAATGTACTTTGCAGATCCACAAACAATTCGTTCCTAAACATTTCACAAATCACATGTTTAGGAGACCACAATTTCAATCATGAGCGGATCTGATACGCAACTATACTCCAAAAAAACAGCCACCTTTTTTGATCTGGTAGGAGAAACACATGACTTATGGGGGGACGAGAGTGGTTGGGGACAGTCACAGTGGCTCGAGGTAGTTGACACTGGCGTGGCTTGGACGAGCAGGTTGCCCCCGGAAAAAGTCCTCCGCATCTGCGATGCCCAGGCTGACTCATAGCGTTCCTGCTGCTCGTAGCCTCCATTGGCAGCACAGAAGGAAGGGACTCATGTTGGAGGTTGAGAACCAGAGCATGCATAAAATGGAATCAACCCCAACAATCACAAACGGAAAACAAAGTACTTACTATATACTCTGTCTCCGACGACCTGCACATGGCAGCAGCCGCTAGCCCACCACTATCCTCTTCGTCTGTGACGACCTATGCGGCCAGATCTAGAAGGAGAGGTCCTTGGTAAAGCTTGGAGACAAATGTAACTATAGCTATAGGGAGAAGTAGAAGTTAGCAAATTCAGCAGCAGCAAACACACCAGCGGTACAGCCCAAGCTTGTCCTGTTCCAGATCGAGCACTCTCAGTACTGCCTCCTCTTCCCAGCCCACCCCTTCTTCAACCAGTAAACACAACAGCAGCAGAGGATCTCATCCTACGACAGCGTACGGTCCCGCAACTTCTTCTCCAGCTCCCTCGCGAGGTGAGGAGTGATGGCTTGCCTCACATCGTGGGCCTCAGGCCCATGTCGGCGAGGTGGGTGCAAGGCAGGCCGGCAGGCTGGCGCCGCCCACCAGGCGACGCTGGGTCACGCGCTGGACACGAACCAACGCAGGCGAGCAGGGGGGCCGATGCGGCGGCGCCTGCCATTGGGGCATAGGACACATGTGGCAACAAGGGACTTGGCGGCGAGGCTGGGCTCATGGTGGACCGGATCCAGAGCGAGGAAGGTCCGGGAGGCAGCGGAGGCGAGCGGTGACGCGAGACCCGGCAGCGGAGCTCTGTCTACGGGCGGGCATAGTTGTGGGAGCTCAGACCTTGGGTGTGggggcagtggcggagcttgaaagaAAATGCTGGGCAGGCCAAACTAAACAAgagcacaattttttttgaaagtcTGAATCATAAGCATCAGTATGATTACCGGATGGAGCAAGTAGTATGTATACATACAGCAAAATACATTTTAACCCTGAACCACTATTAAGTTAGTTAATACAAAAGCTTTGAGACATTGGACATGTGACTTGCTCACATACTACAAATCAACTCTCCGGTCACCCTTGCTTCTAAAATCTGCAAGGACATCTTCGTGGTTGTAGTTCTCTAGAATTCCACCCTCTATGTGAACTAACAAATTATTGGCAAGATTCTCATCTTCCAGGGTGTTGCTGCAAGAACTCAATACCTTGGAATGTAACAGCTTTATTTGTTCAAACCTATTCGTACTGGTTTTGGTTATGTTGTTCCAATTCAAGCAACGGCAATATCTGGTTTTCCTAAACTCGAGTTATGTCATCTCTCTTTTCCTTTTAAAAACCAAATCAATTCTTCTCTAAGATTGATTTTCCTTGCCCATGATTACCTGTGTTGCAATTTGTATAAGATCAGCCTATTCACTTTCTTATCAAATGGACACAACTATTTCTTATCAACAGTTCAACACTGGACACTAAAAACAGATGAATAGTTGGCACTAATGGTTAGAAATTCCACTGGACACTCAACAGTCAACAGGATTCTGTACAGGTGGAATTCCATATGGATAAAATCTGTTTCTTATAAACACTGGACACTGAAAATAGATGAGTTCATGACTCATGAGTAGATGTAAAGAACTGAACAAAAATGATAAAAATGGGGAATTACCTCTTGCTTCCGACAGTTGCTCTACTCTTGGAGGATAGTAGGAGACTGGAGACTAGGATAGCTCATCCAGTGATCTGCTCACAGGCCGGCCGCCAGGAGTGGTTCGGCAAGCCACAggccagtagcacgacggcgtggccgAGCCCGAGCAGATGTCATCTGTGAGCAGGTACAAAGAGTCGGGGGAAGGGAGGAAAGCAAGGGGCTGAACCGTGGCTGTGAGATACAGTGATTCCGACGAGAGAAGATAGACGCCGTCGGTTCGCCGCCGGCGGCGGCTTGCTCGTGTGCTCGCTGCTCGACTGTGGGACAGTTTGGGAATTGGGGATTAGGGATTCCTAGCGCTGCATGCCTCTGCGGCTGCTCTGTGCGTGAGTCTCTGAGAGAAAAACCGAGAGGATGCACGTGGGCTGGGCTAGTGGCTTGGGAGATGCCtatataaattttttgggtcaaaatcctgggcgggccatggcccggtTTAGCCCCTACAGAGCTCCGCCcctgtgtgtgtgggtgtgggtggggGGGGGATGTCGCCCAATTCAACTCCGACTGTCGCTGGGAAAGAGAGGCGAGGAACTTTGGGGGGGTCTAGAAGATTCTTTATCTTTCTCGAGATGTTGTGAATGGGATGTCCCTGCTCTAAAATTATGTCTGAACACAGGGTGTTTTTACAAAATTTCAAGTGGCACGTGGCTTGTCTCGATCTTAGCCATACATTCGAGATCAGACGGTATATATGACGTgaaggcaggcacaccatcaccaccaactcgctTTCTTATAGGTGTAGAGATGTGTTGTGTGATGAATGTGTGGTAGTGGGAGTGGGATAGGGAGAGGTAAAGAGAGAAGATTCAAAATGCAATGGAAGGGAAATTTCAATCCAAGTTTAAATTTCATTAGGCATTCATATTCTTAATTTGATCTTCTAAATTTTTGGCTAGGTGTATAAACATACATGCACATGTATATCTAATTGGATTGTTAGATGaacattttgttggggaacgttgcagaaaattaaaatttttcctacggtttcaccaagatccatctatgagttcatctaagcaacgagtctagggagagagtttgcatctacataccacttgtagatcgcgtgcggaagcttgcaaggtgatgatgtagtcgtactcgacgtgattcaaatcaccgatgacctgcgccgaacggacggcacctccgcgttcaacacacgtacggaaacagccacgtctcctccttcttgatccagcaaggaagggaggagaggttgagggagatggcaccagcagcagcacgacggcgtggtgttggtggagctgcagtactccggcagagcttcgctaagcgctatggagttagaggaggtgttggggagggagaaggaggcaaccaaaggccagggcaccaggtatgaagtccctcctctccccccactatatataggggtgccaagggggggtggccggccctaggagatcaaatctcctaaggggtgcggcggccaaggggggattccctcccccccaaggcacctaggaggtgccttccactagtaggactcctcccccttggaaaccctaggcgcatgggccttgtggggctggtgcccttggcccatgtaggccaaggcgcaccccctacagcccatgtggcccccggggatgggtggccccacccggtgggcccccgggacccctccggtggtcccggtacaataccgataaccccgaaacttgtcccgatgcccgaaacaggacttcccatatataaatctttacctccggaccattccggaactcctcgtgacgtccgggatctcatccgggactccgaacaacattcgggttactgcatatacatatccctacaaccctagcgtgactgaaccttaagtgtgtagaccctacgggttcgggagacatgtagacatgaccaagactctcttagtcaataaccatcagcgggatctggatacccatgatggctcccacatgctcctcgatgttgtcatcggatgaaccactatgtcgaggattcgatcaaaccctgtatacaattccctttgccaatcggtacgttacttg
Proteins encoded in this window:
- the LOC123191872 gene encoding uncharacterized protein isoform X1; this encodes MDRSVQERDEGERESKEEWRMTRGGRKRKEIGEGGSAADGTGSPAGVGLRRRGRSPSCQGGKGDGDRHPGRRRRDYRNWPRWSSPNKRVAASSFPTCCSWLACQPQVLPTVRNGRAQRLPSQPGAPVSLSTSKMPVLCYGITKKVVSAILGDKKKKCSKTPIKMMSYI
- the LOC123191872 gene encoding uncharacterized protein isoform X3, which translates into the protein MDRSVQERDEGERESKEEWRMTRGGRKRKEIGEGGSAADGTGSPAGVGLRRRGRSPSCQGGKGDGDRHPGRRRRDYRNWPRWSSPNKRVAASSFPTCCSWLACQPQVLPTVRNGRAQRLPSQPDMRKKK
- the LOC123191872 gene encoding uncharacterized protein isoform X2, with protein sequence MDRSVQERDEGERESKEEWRMTRGGRKRKEIGEGGSAADGTGSPAGVGLRRRGRSPSCQGGKGDGDRHPGRRRRDYRNWPRWSSPNKRVAASSFPTCCSWLACQPQVLPTVRNGRAQRLPSQPGAPVSLSTNMRKKK